The following coding sequences lie in one Rutidosis leptorrhynchoides isolate AG116_Rl617_1_P2 chromosome 6, CSIRO_AGI_Rlap_v1, whole genome shotgun sequence genomic window:
- the LOC139855428 gene encoding uncharacterized protein, with product MYEVSCYQNFFANGLSCLEKVDFFMCPFEEDSYAVIETLQRFHNVKYLTLGLEVIEVASFVNGVSNLPSPFDKLTSLEIYPRRLEHKKNAKKVKIPTQVRNFLLGASPNATVSIYSREEVEAMKHTTSTQQMLAKLQV from the exons ATGTATGAAGTTTCATGTTATCAAAACTTTTTTGCAAATGGTTTGTCTTGTTTGGAGAAAGTGGATTTCTTTATGTGTCCATTTGAAGAAGATAGTTATGCAGTTATTGAGACTCTTCAACGGTTCCACAATGTCAAATATCTTACGCTTGGATTGGAAGTCATAGAG GTTGCATCATTTGTGAATGGAGTCTCAAATCTACCTTCTCCATTTGATAAGTTAACGAGTCTTGAGATTTATCCACGGAGGTTGGAACATAAAAAGAATGCAAAGAAAGTAAAGATTCCTACACAAGTCAGAAACTTTCTTTTAGGTGCTTCTCCAAATGCTACTGTCTCGATATACTCACGCGAG GAGGTGGAAGCGATGAAGCATACCACATCAACACAACAAATGTTGGCTAAGTTGCAGGTGTAA
- the LOC139854145 gene encoding FBD-associated F-box protein At4g10400-like, which yields MNAVGDRLSSLSDDLIIKILSYINTKQAIRTSILSPRWKNTWKSIPHLDLSTEDDTFDEFTRVLSSRNIDFHEFNRLLFSRNNGFHEFARVLSSRNEIELASVKLTVGEYKQAFVKTIVDYAFSHNVQKMTIIWSDDMRNEIPNFLFMSRSLIDLTFIGDVHFLRQPEIKSSFDLPALTTLYLKNVRLSNKNPDECGGVFFKCLNLKNLILFDCNIDKF from the coding sequence ATGAATGCAGTAGGCGATAGACTAAGTAGTTTGTCAGACGATCTCATCATTAAAATTCTTTCTTATATAAACACCAAACAAGCTATCAGAACTAGTATTCTTTCACCTAGATGGAAGAATACTTGGAAGTCGATCCCACATCTTGATTTATCTACTGAAGATGATACTTTCGACGAGTTCACTCGTGTTCTCTCTTCTCGCAATATTGATTTCCATGAGTTCAATCGTTTGCTCTTTTCTCGAAATAATGGTTTCCATGAGTTCGCTCGTGTTCTCTCTTCTCGTAATGAAATAGAATTGGCGTCTGTTAAACTTACTGTTGGAGAATATAAACAAGCGTTTGTCAAAACTATTGTCGACTATGCGTTTTCCCACAATGTCCAAAAAATGACTATTATATGGTCGGACGACATGCGTAACGAAATACCTAATTTTCTTTTTATGTCCCGGTCTCTCATAGATCTCACTTTTATTGGAGATGTTCATTTTCTTCGTCAACCTGAAATCAAATCATCTTTCGACCTACCAGCATTAACTACTTTGTATCTTAAAAATGTCAGACTTAGTAACAAAAATCCTGACGAGTGTGGTGGTGTTTTCTTTAAGTGCCTAAACTTGAAGAATCTTATCTTATTTGACTGCAACATAGACAAATTTTAA
- the LOC139854146 gene encoding shaggy-related protein kinase alpha-like, protein MASVSVVPAPAVTEPSGTTVAAERLPDELNDMKIVDDREMEPAIVDGNGAETGHIIVTTIGGRNGQPKQTISYMAERVVGHGSFGVVFQAKCLETGESVAIKKVLQDKRYKNRELQTMRVLDHPNVVALKHCFFSTTEKEELYLNLVLEYVPETVHRVIKHYNKMNQRMPMIYVKLYSYQIFRALAYIHGSIGVCHRDIKPQNLLVNPHTHQVKICDFGSAKVLVKGEPNISYICSRYYRAPELIFGATEYTTAIDIWSGGCVLAELLLGQPLFPGESGVDQLVEIIKVLGTPTREEIKCMNPNYTEYKFPQIKAHPWHKIFHKRMPPEAVDLVSRLLQYSPNLRSTALEAMVHPFFDELRDPSTRLPNGRFLPPLFNFKPHELKGVPVEILAKLVPDHARKHCVFLGLDAMWDSEISDHASVNRVLSNMFDQRLIESTNRFVVSNGTLADDVHARNGRESSVKNPVDTNYSSLYDSVNAKMEVCYVDVNVSDHRVWSVP, encoded by the exons ATGGCTTCGGTAAGTGTGGTACCTGCACCGGCAGTAACAGAACCTAGTGGAACTACAGTTGCAGCCGAAAGGTTACCTGATGAGTTAAATGACATGAAAATTGTGGATGACAGG GAAATGGAGCCTGCAATAGTTGATGGGAATGGGGCAGAGACAGGGCATATAATTGTAACAACTATTGGTGGTCGAAATGGGCAGCCAAAGCAG ACTATTAGTTACATGGCTGAGCGTGTTGTTGGGCATGGGTCATTTGGGGTTGTGTTTCAAGCCAAGTGCTTAGAGACTGGTGAATCTGTGGCCATTAAAAAGGTTCTTCAAGATAAGAGATACAAGAACCGAGAGTTACAAACGATGCGTGTATTGGATCACCCAAACGTTGTTGCGTTAAAGCATTGTTTCTTTTCAACGACAGAAAAGGAAGAACTTTATCTTAACCTTGTTTTAGAGTATGTTCCTGAGACCGTTCATCGAGTAATTAAACATTATAACAAGATGAACCAAAGGATGCCCATGATCTATGTCAAATTATACAGTTACCAG ATTTTCAGAGCCTTGGCTTACATTCATGGTAGTATTGGAGTGTGTCACAGGGATATCAAACCTCAAAATTTGCTG GTAAACCCACATACCCATCAGGTCAAGATATGCGACTTTGGAAGTGCAAAAGTTTTG GTAAAAGGAGAGCCCAACATTTCTTATATTTGTTCAAGGTATTATCGTGCACCTGAACTAATATTTGGGGCCACTGAATACACCACTGCGATAGATATCTGGTCTGGTGGATGTGTTTTGGCTGAATTGCTGCTTGGACAG CCTCTTTTTCCCGGTGAGAGTGGGGTTGACCAGCTAGTGGAGATCATAAAG GTTTTGGGTACCCCAACAAGGGAAGAGATCAAGTGCATGAACCCCAACTACACCGAATACAAGTTTCCCCAGATTAAAGCTCATCCATGGCATAAG ATATTCCATAAGCGAATGCCTCCCGAAGCTGTTGATCTTGTTTCAAGGCTTCTGCAGTACTCCCCAAACCTTCGAAGCACTGCT TTGGAAGCAATGGTTCATCCATTCTTTGATGAGCTACGTGATCCTTCTACTAGGTTGCCAAATGGGCGTTTTCTTCCGCCACTTTTTAACTTCAAGCCTCATG AGCTTAAAGGGGTGCCAGTGGAGATTTTAGCCAAGTTGGTCCCAGATCATGCCAGAAAGCATTGCGTATTCCTTGGTTT AGATGCGATGTGGGACTCCGAAATTTCGGATCATGCTAGTGTAAACCGTGTCCTTTCTAACATGTTCGATCAACGTTTAATTGAATCAACTAACCGTTTTGTGGTTTCAAACGGGACTTTAGCGGATGATGTGCATGCTCGTAATGGTCGCGAGTCTTCGGTTAAGAACCCTGTGGATACGAATTATTCGTCACTGTACGACTCGGTTAATGCAAAGATGGAAGTGTGTTATGTCGATGTTAATGTTTCGGATCACAGAGTTTGGTCAGTGCCATAA